The proteins below come from a single Aegilops tauschii subsp. strangulata cultivar AL8/78 chromosome 6, Aet v6.0, whole genome shotgun sequence genomic window:
- the LOC109731627 gene encoding uncharacterized protein — protein MLRHRRPRRRHPSPLALSPYRTRGREGGPKSKRAAASGSRSRGAPNPHLPLPLGSSVSPYPSAPATPSRTGGATAPQHARAGRARGSMAKLYVQAVPPPDLNKNTEWFMYLGVWTTYIFILFVSWLLILSIFGCTPGMAWTLVNLGHFAITYHFFHWKKGTPSARESVKKSNDQILAFNKV, from the exons ATGCTCCGTCACCGgcgacctcgccgccgccacccctctccccttgccctaTCTCCATACCGCacgcgagggagggagggaggccccAAATCGAAGCGAGCAGCAGCTTCCGGTTCCAGATCGAGAGGGGCCCCAAATCCTCACCTTCCTCTGCCCCTTGGCTCCTCTGTGTCGCCCTACCCCTCGGCTCCCGCGacgccgagccggacgggaggaGCCACCGCCCCACAGCACGCGCGCGCCGGTAGGGCGAGGGGATCGATGGCGAAGCTGTATGTGCAGGCGGTGCCCCCGCCGGATCTGAACAAGAACACCGAGTGGTTCATGTACCTGGGGGTCTGGACCACCTACATCTTCATCCTCTTCGTCTCCTGGCTCCTCATCCTCTCCATCTTCGGCTGCACCCCCGGCATGGCCTGGACGCTCGTCAACCTCGGCCACTTCGCG ATTACATACCACTTCTTCCACTGGAAGAAGGGAACTCCATCTGCAAGAGAATCCGTGAAGAAGAGCAACGACCAGATCCTCGCCTTCAACAAG GTGTGA